From one Formosa sediminum genomic stretch:
- a CDS encoding chloride channel protein, with protein sequence MPTQKKSLLTKFLLWKTKHVGHRNFVYILSITVGLIAGLGAVILKNATHFIQHLMENKVVSNYHHPFYFLFPLVGLTLTYLVKKYVIRQDFGHGIPSTLRAIAKKKGIMRQYQMFSALLTAPLTVGFGGSVGLEGPTVSTAAAISSNISRLFHTNQSTRTLLMGCAAAGAIACIFKAPIAAIVFAIEVFSLDLTLISLLPLLISSISGVLLSYFFYGTDTILPFELIDKFTLGQVPFFVVFGILAALTSIYFTKVYAYFHDFFHGIKSPIKRLLIGGTGLGIIVFFIPPLYGEGFEVINNMVTGNFQEVVTNNFMHIDITNNYAILALLIGLILFKVIASSLTFGAGGIGGIFSPSLFMGSVLGFGFAKFINTLDVFRLHLSESNFTLVGMAGVLGGVLQAPLTAIFLIAELTGGYKLFIPLMITVAICFAVTKYFLPYSVYSMALARQGDLITHDKDQAVLTLMNIENLIETKFVKISPDMTLGDIVHKAVVKSNRNIFPVISIKSKKIVGIILLDDIRPIMFDQSLYTEVVARDVMQAPPEIIDLNKDRMTDIMKKFQDSSAWNLPVIRDEKYIGFISKSKLLTAYRRQLINFTS encoded by the coding sequence ATGCCAACTCAAAAAAAATCCTTGTTAACAAAATTCTTGCTTTGGAAAACAAAGCATGTTGGACATAGAAATTTTGTATATATACTAAGTATAACTGTAGGTTTAATTGCCGGATTAGGCGCAGTTATTCTTAAAAATGCGACTCACTTTATTCAGCATTTAATGGAGAATAAAGTAGTAAGTAATTACCATCACCCTTTTTACTTTTTATTTCCATTGGTAGGTTTGACATTAACCTATTTGGTAAAAAAATACGTAATTAGACAAGATTTTGGTCACGGTATCCCTTCTACTTTGCGCGCTATTGCAAAGAAGAAAGGAATTATGAGACAATACCAAATGTTTTCAGCCCTACTTACAGCACCTTTAACTGTTGGTTTTGGTGGTTCTGTTGGACTAGAAGGCCCCACAGTATCTACAGCCGCGGCAATTAGCTCTAACATTTCCAGATTATTTCACACCAATCAATCTACTCGTACTTTATTAATGGGATGCGCAGCAGCAGGTGCAATCGCATGTATTTTTAAAGCTCCTATTGCTGCCATAGTATTTGCCATAGAAGTTTTTAGTTTAGACTTAACACTAATTTCATTACTGCCTTTACTTATCTCATCCATTTCAGGGGTATTATTATCCTATTTCTTTTACGGAACAGATACGATTTTACCGTTTGAGTTGATTGATAAGTTTACACTAGGACAAGTTCCTTTTTTTGTTGTATTTGGAATATTAGCAGCTTTAACGTCTATTTATTTTACTAAGGTTTATGCCTATTTTCATGATTTCTTTCACGGTATTAAATCACCAATAAAACGTTTACTTATTGGAGGCACTGGATTAGGAATAATTGTATTTTTTATTCCACCTTTGTATGGTGAAGGTTTTGAAGTTATTAACAATATGGTTACAGGCAACTTCCAAGAAGTGGTAACCAATAACTTTATGCATATAGATATTACCAACAACTATGCAATACTAGCATTACTTATAGGCTTAATACTCTTTAAAGTTATAGCATCTTCCCTTACATTTGGAGCAGGAGGAATTGGAGGTATATTCTCTCCGAGTTTATTTATGGGTTCTGTACTTGGTTTCGGATTTGCAAAATTTATAAACACCCTAGATGTCTTTAGACTTCATTTATCCGAAAGTAATTTTACATTAGTAGGTATGGCTGGTGTTTTAGGAGGTGTACTACAAGCCCCTCTTACAGCTATCTTTTTAATTGCAGAACTAACAGGTGGATATAAACTTTTTATTCCTTTAATGATTACTGTTGCCATTTGTTTTGCTGTCACTAAATACTTTTTACCATATTCTGTTTATAGCATGGCTTTAGCTAGACAAGGCGATTTAATTACACACGATAAAGATCAGGCTGTATTAACGCTAATGAATATAGAAAATCTTATTGAAACTAAATTTGTTAAGATTAGTCCAGATATGACTTTAGGAGATATCGTTCATAAAGCAGTTGTAAAGTCAAACCGAAATATTTTTCCAGTTATTAGTATTAAATCTAAAAAAATTGTCGGAATTATTCTTTTAGATGACATCAGACCCATTATGTTTGATCAATCACTTTACACCGAAGTTGTTGCTAGAGATGTCATGCAAGCACCTCCAGAAATAATAGATTTAAACAAAGATAGAATGACAGATATAATGAAAAAGTTTCAGGATTCAAGTGCTTGGAACTTGCCTGTAATTCGAGACGAAAAATATATTGGATTCATCTCTAAATCTAAATTGCTTACAGCCTACAGACGTCAGCTTATTAATTTTACAAGTTAG
- a CDS encoding TonB-dependent receptor, translated as MERLLQFKSLVFLICFGVSNIIAAQEVMGTVSDHSGAMPGVSVIIKGTSVGTTTDFDGKYSLSVEPGEILVFSYVGYETKEVVVSGEVIDVVLEAGVALDAIVLLGNRAKPRTLLDSPVPIDNIGVDELTGGGQPTIESMLTFKVPSFNAQTQAIADATAHYDPADLRGLGPSRTLVLINGKRKNQSAQVYLNRTPGKGEVGVDLKSIPTAAIESVEILRDGASAQYGSDAIAGVINMVLKKDAQFSSFSVKSGLTTDGDGFNFATDFNTTLGFGEGGSINLTLGYYNQSHTNRAGVVDPDAEGATRDYEIEWLANNPKAGMTVGQPDLEKGDLFVNISHPVGKSSEFYSFNGYTLRTGKSFAYYRAPYWRQDVADAELLTPTEDFEGYQPTFEARIKDHINSMGLKMDLGNNWFGDASVTYGRNSVSYTVNNSVNRDYLADHGTSPTTFEPGGYSLSNIIGNLDFSSVFTEMISASFGMEYKIEYFEAIEGEPLSYYGEGSDSFAGIKPEEAGKWDRNNLGIYAGLDFDITDALLLGVAGRYEDFSDFGDNFSWKIFGRQKLGSNGVIRASYSTGFRAPTLHQRFLTNSQYIIVEGSSEPLLQGTLANNNPAVEALGVSNLFAETSKNIAAGITYKFKSNFYASLDFYQINVDDRILFSSQIGSDSDDTTINPVEQILIDNGVTAVQFFINAGDTKTTGLDFVLNYDNIELGTALLNVNLAANFNKTTIDAINTPDALAANGYDIFERIERGLITNSRPKSKVILGLDYEADKFGIGLYNTMFGEVTITSPLGKEFDQDLSSKVATDISVSYHFTDMLSLTGVINNIFDVYPDETLASTGTAQAASRFTYSSEVQQLGQLGTNFSVGLNYRF; from the coding sequence ATGGAGAGATTATTACAATTTAAGTCACTAGTGTTTTTAATATGTTTTGGAGTGTCCAATATAATTGCTGCCCAGGAAGTTATGGGGACGGTTTCAGACCATTCAGGAGCTATGCCTGGAGTTTCTGTTATTATTAAAGGGACTTCGGTTGGTACAACAACAGATTTTGACGGTAAATATAGTTTAAGTGTAGAGCCAGGGGAAATCTTAGTGTTTTCTTATGTGGGGTACGAAACGAAAGAAGTTGTTGTTTCTGGAGAGGTCATAGATGTGGTATTGGAAGCGGGTGTTGCATTAGATGCTATTGTTTTGTTAGGTAATAGAGCTAAGCCAAGAACCCTTTTAGATTCTCCAGTGCCTATAGATAATATTGGTGTCGATGAGTTAACAGGTGGAGGGCAGCCAACAATTGAGTCTATGCTTACTTTTAAAGTGCCTTCGTTTAATGCACAAACACAAGCGATTGCTGATGCAACTGCACATTACGATCCAGCAGATTTACGTGGATTAGGACCAAGTAGAACTTTGGTTTTAATTAATGGAAAACGTAAAAATCAAAGTGCTCAAGTTTACTTAAACAGAACTCCTGGAAAAGGAGAAGTAGGCGTAGATTTAAAAAGTATACCTACTGCAGCTATAGAAAGTGTAGAGATTTTAAGAGATGGAGCATCTGCACAATATGGATCTGATGCCATTGCAGGAGTTATAAATATGGTATTAAAGAAAGATGCTCAGTTTTCTTCGTTTAGTGTAAAATCTGGATTAACTACAGATGGAGATGGTTTTAATTTTGCAACAGATTTTAATACAACACTTGGTTTTGGAGAGGGAGGTTCTATAAATTTAACTTTAGGATATTATAACCAATCTCATACAAATAGAGCAGGAGTTGTAGATCCTGATGCTGAAGGAGCGACTAGAGATTATGAAATTGAATGGTTAGCGAATAATCCTAAAGCGGGGATGACTGTTGGTCAGCCTGATCTAGAGAAAGGGGATCTGTTTGTTAATATATCTCATCCGGTAGGGAAAAGTTCAGAATTTTATTCTTTTAATGGATACACTTTAAGAACAGGTAAAAGTTTTGCGTATTACAGAGCGCCATACTGGAGACAAGATGTTGCCGACGCAGAACTTCTTACACCTACAGAAGATTTTGAAGGGTATCAGCCAACTTTTGAAGCTAGAATTAAGGATCATATTAATTCTATGGGGTTAAAAATGGATTTAGGAAATAATTGGTTTGGAGATGCGAGTGTAACGTACGGAAGAAATAGTGTAAGTTATACGGTAAACAATTCGGTAAACAGAGATTATTTAGCAGATCATGGTACATCTCCAACAACATTTGAACCTGGCGGTTATAGCTTGAGTAATATTATAGGTAATTTAGATTTTTCATCTGTATTTACAGAGATGATAAGTGCCTCTTTTGGGATGGAATATAAAATAGAATATTTTGAAGCAATTGAAGGTGAGCCGTTATCTTATTATGGAGAAGGATCAGACTCTTTTGCGGGAATAAAACCTGAAGAAGCTGGAAAGTGGGATAGAAATAATTTAGGTATTTATGCAGGTTTAGATTTTGATATTACTGATGCTTTATTGTTAGGAGTTGCAGGTAGGTATGAAGATTTCTCTGACTTTGGAGATAATTTTTCTTGGAAAATATTCGGACGTCAAAAGTTGGGAAGTAATGGTGTAATAAGAGCATCTTATAGTACAGGATTTAGAGCACCAACATTGCACCAACGTTTTTTAACAAATAGTCAATATATTATTGTTGAAGGCTCTTCAGAACCATTATTACAAGGAACATTGGCAAATAATAATCCTGCTGTAGAAGCTCTAGGTGTCTCAAATCTTTTTGCAGAGACATCTAAAAATATAGCTGCAGGTATTACTTATAAATTTAAAAGTAATTTTTATGCGTCTTTAGATTTTTATCAAATAAATGTTGACGATCGTATATTGTTCTCTTCTCAAATTGGATCAGATTCTGACGATACAACAATAAATCCGGTAGAGCAAATCTTGATTGATAATGGAGTAACTGCAGTTCAGTTTTTTATTAATGCAGGTGATACAAAAACTACAGGTTTAGACTTTGTATTAAATTACGATAATATTGAATTAGGTACAGCATTGTTAAATGTAAACTTAGCAGCTAATTTTAATAAAACAACAATTGATGCTATTAATACACCGGATGCTTTGGCTGCTAATGGTTATGATATTTTTGAAAGAATCGAACGAGGATTAATAACAAACTCTAGACCGAAATCTAAAGTTATTTTAGGGCTAGATTATGAAGCAGATAAGTTTGGTATAGGGCTATACAATACTATGTTTGGAGAAGTAACAATTACATCTCCTTTAGGTAAAGAATTCGATCAGGATTTGTCTTCTAAAGTGGCTACAGATATAAGTGTAAGCTATCATTTTACAGATATGTTAAGTTTAACAGGAGTTATTAATAACATATTTGATGTATATCCAGATGAAACCTTAGCATCTACAGGAACTGCACAGGCGGCATCAAGATTTACATACTCTTCAGAAGTACAGCAATTAGGACAATTGGGAACAAATTTTAGTGTAGGGTTAAATTATAGATTTTAA
- the aspS gene encoding aspartate--tRNA ligase, translating into MYRSNNCGELRSSHINNEVTLSGWVQKVRDKGFMVWVDLRDRYGITQLIFDEERTPKVMLEQAQKLGREFVIQVKGTVIERASKNPNIATGDIEILVSELTILNNAILPPFTIEDETDGGEELRMKYRYLDIRRNPVKNSLIFRHKVTQEVRNYLSSQDFIEVETPYLIKSTPEGARDFVVPSRMNEGQFYALPQSPQTFKQLLMVGGMDKYFQIVKCFRDEDLRADRQPEFTQIDCEMAFVEQEDILDVFEGLTRHLLKEVNGVEVEKFPRMLYDDAMRLYGNDKPDIRFGMEFGELNAVAQHKDFKVFNDAELVVGIAVPGGNSYTRKEIDKLIEWVKRPQVGALGMVYVRCNDDGTFKSSVDKFYDQDDLTKWAEVTNAKAGDLICILSGSTNKVRAQLSALRMEMAERLGLRDPKVFAPLWVIDFPLLEWDEETERYHAMHHPFTSPKPGQIELLDTHPGDVKANAYDLVLNGNEIGGGSIRIHDKATQAIMLKHLGFSDEEAKAQFGFLMDAFEYGAPPHGGLAFGLDRLVAILGGQETIRDFIAFPKNNSGRDVMIDAPSKIDDLQLEELSLKLNIKS; encoded by the coding sequence ATGTATAGAAGTAATAACTGTGGCGAACTAAGATCGTCTCATATAAATAATGAAGTAACACTTTCAGGCTGGGTACAAAAAGTACGTGATAAAGGATTTATGGTTTGGGTAGACTTACGGGACCGATACGGTATTACGCAACTTATCTTTGATGAAGAACGCACACCTAAAGTCATGTTAGAACAGGCTCAAAAATTAGGTCGTGAATTTGTAATTCAAGTTAAAGGCACTGTTATAGAACGTGCTTCTAAGAACCCTAATATTGCCACAGGGGATATAGAAATTTTAGTTTCAGAACTAACTATTTTAAATAATGCTATTTTACCACCTTTTACTATTGAAGATGAAACTGATGGTGGCGAAGAATTACGCATGAAATACCGTTACTTAGACATTCGTCGTAATCCAGTTAAAAACAGTTTAATTTTCCGTCATAAAGTTACTCAAGAAGTCAGAAACTATTTATCTAGTCAAGATTTCATTGAAGTTGAAACACCATATTTAATTAAATCTACTCCTGAAGGAGCTCGAGATTTTGTAGTGCCTTCAAGAATGAACGAAGGTCAGTTTTATGCCTTGCCACAATCGCCACAAACGTTTAAGCAATTGCTTATGGTTGGTGGTATGGATAAATATTTCCAGATTGTAAAATGTTTTAGAGACGAAGACTTACGTGCAGACAGACAACCAGAATTCACACAAATTGACTGTGAAATGGCATTTGTAGAGCAAGAAGATATCTTAGATGTATTTGAAGGTCTTACCCGTCACTTACTTAAAGAAGTTAATGGTGTAGAGGTTGAAAAATTTCCAAGAATGCTTTACGATGATGCCATGCGTTTATACGGAAACGATAAACCTGACATCCGTTTCGGAATGGAATTTGGAGAATTAAACGCTGTTGCTCAACATAAAGATTTTAAAGTTTTTAACGATGCAGAACTTGTTGTTGGTATTGCTGTTCCAGGAGGAAACAGTTATACAAGAAAAGAAATTGATAAATTAATAGAATGGGTTAAACGTCCGCAAGTTGGTGCTTTGGGTATGGTGTATGTACGTTGTAATGACGATGGCACTTTTAAATCTTCAGTAGATAAATTTTACGATCAAGACGATCTAACAAAATGGGCGGAAGTTACCAACGCTAAAGCTGGTGATTTAATTTGTATCCTTTCTGGATCTACAAATAAAGTACGCGCACAATTAAGTGCTTTACGTATGGAAATGGCTGAACGTTTAGGCTTAAGAGATCCAAAAGTGTTTGCGCCACTTTGGGTTATAGATTTCCCACTTTTAGAATGGGACGAAGAGACCGAGCGTTACCATGCTATGCACCATCCTTTTACGTCTCCTAAACCGGGACAAATTGAATTATTAGACACCCATCCTGGAGATGTTAAAGCCAATGCTTATGATTTAGTATTAAATGGTAACGAAATTGGCGGCGGATCTATACGTATTCACGATAAAGCAACACAAGCTATTATGTTGAAACATTTAGGATTCTCTGATGAAGAAGCCAAAGCACAGTTTGGATTTTTAATGGATGCCTTCGAATACGGTGCACCACCACACGGCGGTTTAGCATTTGGTTTAGACCGTTTGGTAGCTATTTTAGGCGGACAAGAAACTATCCGAGACTTTATTGCATTCCCAAAAAATAACTCTGGCCGAGACGTCATGATTGATGCGCCTTCTAAAATTGACGACTTACAGCTTGAAGAATTAAGCTTAAAACTAAATATAAAATCATAA
- a CDS encoding nucleoside deaminase — MENIFDDTYFMKKALQEAEVAFDKGEIPVGAVIVIDNKIIARAHNLTETLNDVTAHAEMQAITAAANYLGGKYLKKCTLYVTLEPCQMCGGALYWSQISNIVYGARDEQRGCLNLNTKLHPKTLIKGGVMADEASILMKRFFVEKRNLN; from the coding sequence ATGGAAAATATTTTTGATGATACTTATTTTATGAAGAAAGCTTTGCAAGAGGCAGAGGTAGCATTCGATAAAGGTGAAATTCCTGTAGGAGCTGTAATTGTAATTGATAATAAGATTATTGCACGAGCACATAATTTAACCGAAACTCTAAACGATGTTACAGCACATGCAGAAATGCAAGCCATTACTGCTGCAGCTAATTATTTGGGAGGTAAATATCTAAAAAAATGTACGTTATATGTCACTTTAGAACCTTGCCAAATGTGTGGTGGAGCTTTGTATTGGAGTCAGATTTCTAATATTGTATATGGAGCTAGAGACGAGCAGCGTGGGTGTTTAAATTTAAACACCAAATTACATCCTAAAACCCTTATAAAAGGTGGCGTTATGGCAGATGAAGCTTCAATTCTTATGAAGCGTTTTTTCGTTGAAAAACGTAATTTAAATTAA